One region of Daphnia pulicaria isolate SC F1-1A chromosome 7, SC_F0-13Bv2, whole genome shotgun sequence genomic DNA includes:
- the LOC124348595 gene encoding lisH domain-containing protein ARMC9-like produces the protein MEDYVCCRELAQQLDEHFLKGDGEKFFEVWESLVGKPEESLADPNYDLFLLVDFKLQVYFTVFQTSINNAEKKARKKFSNFLQEKGSVYSKFNELAPYFAIPYIENQNHFLLNEILKDEWVQHLKTQWKDYLEKRITHIHGDDKIRLEQQNRKYFNLKAKFTKLKDDHKSLLDLATRLVAALEESIRGDTKCSLETFENYNQQIMIYSHSLLKTNISEGEQKSSLEVGFQWEARSLRTSTSVETIGSKNSL, from the exons ATGGAAGATTATGTATGCTGCCGTGAACTTGCTCAGCAACTGGAtgagcattttttaaaaggagacggcgaaaaattttttgaa GTATGGGAGTCTCTTGTAGGAAAACCCGAAGAATCTCTTGCTGATCCTAACTATGATCTGTTTCTCTTGGTTGATTTCAAATTACAAGTATATTTTACAGTTTTCCAAACTTCAATTAACAATGCGGAGAAGAAAgcgagaaaaaaattctctaaCTTTCTGCAAGAAAAAGGTTCCGTTTATTCCAAGTTTAATGAGTTGGCACCTTATTTTGCAATTCCATACATCGAGaaccaaaatcattttctgctGAATGAAATTCTTAAA GATGAGTGGGTGCAACATTTAAAAACGCAATGGAAAGATTATTTAGAGAAGAGAATCACTCATATTCATGGTGATGACAAAATAAGACTTGaacaacaaaatagaaaatatttcaatttaaaagcCAAATTCACGAAATTAAAAGATGATCATAAGTCACTCTTAG ATTTGGCCACTCGTTTAGTTGCAGCTCTAGAGGAATCAATTCGGGGAGATACGAAATGTTCTCTTGAGACATTTGAAAACTACAATCAACAAATAATGATTTATTCTCATAGTCTTTTAAAAACGAAT ATTTCCGAGGGGGAGCAAAAAAGTTCTCTAGAGGTAGGTTTTCAATGGGAAGCTCGTTCCCTTCGGACATCGACATCAGTTGAAACAAttggttcaaaaaattctttgtAG